The genomic DNA CCTGTCTGCCAAGGCCATCTCTCAGCTCTTGGTCTGTACGCTACAGAGTTTGGGCTTGCTTACAGACAAACACTGGCAGTGGTGCTGCATCATGGCCCCTCTGGTGGTATTGCAGATCATTCTTAAATGACctcccccacacaaacacacacacacttttatagacacgcaaacacacagacacatgcaagcAGGTTCAAGCACAattttcacacgcacacatactcaactACTGTAGATTGACAAACTGTTTGCCAATGAATTGGTACATCttgtcagtgagagtgtgtgtgtgtgtgtgtgtgtgtgtgtgtgtgtgtgtgtgtgtggttgcttgcttgtgtggctgtgttttgcGCATAAATTCTCTCTTGTAGCAGTGTAGCTCCGTTACTGGGGATTTGGTGACGTTTAGAGTGGTGTGTTTGGAGAAGGTGTGTTTTATGGTTTATCGgaacagtgagacacacacgcacacacacacacacccacacacccacacacccacacgcacacgcacacgcacacacacacacacacacacaccgatgatGAATGGGTACCGCTTTAGCTGTGTGACCTGTGATTTGTTACATGCCATTTCCATGAGCTGTCATCCTGACCAGTTTCTatttttatctctgtgtgtgtgtgtgtgtgtgtgtgtgtgtgtgtgtgtgtgtgtgtgtgtgtgtgtgtgtgtgtcccttacAGTCCACCCACCCCTACCTCTCCCATGACCCCCACGACGCCGGAGACCCCGGGGTCGCCTGGATCGCCGGGCTTTCCAGGGGCGCCTGCTGCCGCGGCGACCAAGCACACGTGCAACCACCTGCACACCATCGGCGGCATGGGGGGTCATAAGAACATCTGCAACCGCTGCAGCCAGAAAAAATGGCCACTGATGCGCCGCCTCTCAGCCAGGAAGGTGCTTGACCGGCGCAGCAACCCTGGGGAGGTGACCGTACTCGCCGTGGGCCGgtaagtgagtgggtgtgtgtgcaagtattgTGCAAGTTCTCACTGTGGTATGAgcgcgtatgtgtgagtgaatatggaAAGGCTGTCAATCAATAACTTTCCAtgtttttgaagtgtgtgtgtgtttgtgtgtgtgtgtgtgtggacatgtcagTGTTCTTTGTTCTTCTGAATTGAAATGACTAATTTGCTTATGTGCGTCTATGCATAAATATatgtgtactttgtgtgtgggGCGCTCCCATCCAACATTCCACATAGTTGTTTGTGCTGCTAtatgtgtggggatgtgtgtgaatatgtttgtgtgtgtctgtgcgcgcacgtgtgtgtgtgtgtgtgtgtgtgtgtgtgtgcgcgcctgtgtgtgtgtccgcgcctgtgtgtgtgtccgcgcctgtgtgtgtgttaggtctgTAGGTATAGTATTCATTGTATAAAGCTGTTTGCGCCTGCATTCATATCCACATATCAAATAGATGACTCTCGACCCCTTAAACTCTGTcagcgtgtttgtttgtatggAGGTATtttgtggagggagggagggagggtttgtgtgtgagcgagcgagcgagcgctcATGTCTCTGCAGTCATTTGTGCTCAGGTCCAGAGCCCTGGTGTGAATACTAAAGTGCACCTCTTTTCATTTCACCGTTCACAACAATGGAGGAGCATAGCAGAGGTCGCATTGACCTGCCCCGGTTATTAATGCACTGATTCAATTAGGGTTTGAAaaacgtggtgtgtgtgtgtgtgtgtgtgtgcgtgtgtttccgtTATTGTGTATTTCTATGAGAGGTTGtttgtaagaaagagagagagtacctgtgtatgtgtgatcaatctggttgtatgtgtctgttgacTGTTTTTTCCTGCATATCTCTGCCGAATGTATGGTTCTGTGTGCGTCTCTAAACATCTATATGACATATTATTATGGATGTTCGAAGTTCAAATTCGAGCAGTGCTTTTCTGAGCATCTTGTCTTTTTCTGAAGTCTCTTTCAGCTTCAGAGAACCATACAGCTTAACAATCGCTTGGCTTTGTTCATTCCACATGCTTTCATGAAGAATGAGATGAATGGCCGTCGGCTAGCTTATGACTGCGCCCAATTAGATCAGCCATTAAAGAGTGTTTTTTTCCACTATTGCTGTGATTGTAATGGTTATGAGTTTGCTATCAGTGTAGTCTTTAAGTGCAGCCGTCGTAATGTTATTAGTGAGACGTGTACCAAGGGCCATTTACCAGAGGGCTGATTACTCAAACCAAATATTGCATCAAACATGTCGCTCATTACAGGCAATCAGAGGAGATTTTTTCCCTAGGAATCTGTCAGAGGAGTTAGTCACACACCAATGAAGTAGCACTACAATTGATTTCCAGtctcgctgtctgtctttctcactcccctctctatctctctttcactttctccctcttttttcctctgttgttgtctctctttctctctctctctttctctctctctctctctctctctctctctcaggttccgAGTGACTAAGTGTGACCCCAAAACGGGCAAGGAGCGCCGCACCCTCCTGATCACGGAGCCCAACGGAACCGTGTCTGCCGCTCCGGCTGCGGAGACGACCCCTGAAGAGcgccccccctcctctcaggCACAGGTGAGaagccaaccacctctccccctTAACCTCTACATCTCCCCAACCAGTTGCCAGGGGAATGGGAGAAGAGATTGGCATAAATTGGGGTCAATCCTGTCATTTCGCCCCTAAATGATTTTCAGAGGCCACTGAAAAGCAGGGCACGAGTACAGTTAATGCCCCACATTCAGTGGGAGTCCCCTTAAAATGGATAAGAATTAGGGCTGTTTCAGACTGTTTCTTTGGGTCAGTGAGTCCAATGGGAACATAAGGCTTTGAGTCAAGGTACTAACTGTATTTAAGAAATATTGATTGGACTGCACAAGAACAGAGATTTGCAAGAATATAAGTGTTGTTATTCTGAATTGTGAACTTTATCTTTTTTGGGTCAGTTTCAGTTTTTAAAAGCTTTATAGTCATGGCAATTTGTTCATTCATATCGGCTCTGCATTCCAGTTTGCAATGTTGAGTGAAAGGTCTTTCAAGTGAAGATGCCTGTTTTTTCTTTACCCAGGAGGAGACAAATGCAATATGAGAGGAGTGACGTTGGAGgaccaacacagacagacagaggagaggcacagcgcacagacagacagagaaggagagacagagtgaaccTTTATAACGCATTTTAATCCCTAAGTAAATCCAAGCTATGACGAGCCAATGAGGCAGACACGTCAGCGGGCGGAAAGGCCCCCCATTGGTGGACAGCTGTGTCAGTAGGGGGGTTTGTCCACCTTCCTCAGCcatattccagccaatcagcagctgGCCAATAGAGATGAAGCTgacagtggtggaggtggaggaggtagtgataagagatggagaaaagagaaaccTTTTCTTGTTGCGTTCGATCATGATCAAGCCCCTCATTCATCCAAGGCCAATTAGCAGAGTGGGTCACGGACCAAAGCACAAGGGTGGGATGACCTTTCGACCCCCACTCATTCCATCGCCGTGACAACCCTCCCTTTCGCAAACACAAAATGTTGTCACAGTCAGCCGTGATCCACCCTTTAAGAAGAAAACTATCCGGTCGTCAAGCAAATGGCCGCGATTGTTAATGGTTAAACCATCCTGGTTCCACTGTCAGACAAGGCGGGAGGGGAGTGAAAGGGAGGTGGCCTAAAGCCTCTTCAGTAGGTCATGGCATCCTAATCCACACCATGTCACGTCTCAGTGGCGGTGGAGGAGGCAGCTGCAACGGGTTTAACCCCTGGAGCCATTTTTGTTATTTCACTGTGACAAGAAAAAAAGTCCTGGAACCATCAGACTCTTACAGGGTACAATCTCTAACCAACACTTTGGAGTCTCCAGTGGGGATTCTAGAGCCCTGACACTGAACACATTCTAGAACCAAGTACCTGTACAAGACTGATCTGCTGTGCGAAGTCCAGAACGCTTAACTGcctaaaataaatgtaacagaATAATATAATGTCCTAATCCAACTGCTACACAAAGCTAGCTAACTGTTTATCTTGTTAAAGAATGATTTTGTCCTGTTTCATTAAGATAAATGTAAGTCCTGCTTATACACTGACCGCCAGATTGTAATCGGGCATCACACTTGCCACCTAAATTGACACTGTTGCATTACCTTATACTGGAAGTCGATTGTAGCCATTCGACAGATATCTTCTCTCTGTGAATATTTGCtatttgctaatgctaatgtttaTGTGAGATGGTCTTGAAAGGGCTACTTCAAGGACTTGGTGGTAAGGCTTTGCTGAACTATAAAACGTCACTCGTCttcattcttttgttttcaGGAACAGATAacactctttcaccctctcctcttccctcactCCTTTTTTCTGTCGTGTTTGTTTATCCGTTCAAATGGATGCGGTGGTGAATGTGTTTCTTCTTTCGCGCTCCCTTGTGTGGTtggtttggtttagcattacgCTGAGTGAGTCCTCCATGACCTTCACTCAACTACCATGCCAGCGAGGGTTTTGGATCTGATGATGTGCTGTAAAAGTCAataggtagatgtgtgtgcttgcatgtgtgtgtttgtgtattagagagagagagagagagagagagagagagtgtgtttgtttgtgtatgaaaagAATAGATGCAAAGGTCAGATATTTTAAcagggttttgtttgtttttgtcttctgttctgtttggtTGTTGAGTATATTTTCATAGGGGTAGACACACCAGTTGCTGTTGACCTGGTGTTGGCATGGCTTTCATGAAACCAGAGAAAGcaagtgtcttttttttaattactttgCCATCTGACAAGGTTAGTCTGCCACGCTGCAGACACATCACCTCCTCAATGATGGGACAGCCTACCCCTGTCTGTAACGAAATTGCCAAACACAGCGCATTTTTAAAGCCAAAAAATATTACCTCAGAAAAACAGTGGCCTTGCTTTAGGGGGTAACCAAGTTGGAATATCTGTGAGTGTTTATGAATTGCTATGTGTGCACTTGaggtttcacaaaaaaaaaaaaaaaatgttttgtaatacacctttttgtatttatttgatttccTTAGTAAATGGATTCATCAgtttttacattattgtttttaaatggGGCACTGTTAAAAAATGTTCTGGGTGCTCATTATACTTGACCATGAACT from Clupea harengus chromosome 18, Ch_v2.0.2, whole genome shotgun sequence includes the following:
- the LOC105907150 gene encoding RELT-like protein 1, giving the protein MGDLGITSDVTPVNPDDISTNTDVPTKTNGPEYVAFGLVPVFFLLGLLGVLICHALKKKGYRCTTEAEDAEAEAAAEADKELEKDAERGLNDTYSEDNSDTVGQIVHYIMKNEANRDALKAMVNDNSIDSDGPPTPTSPMTPTTPETPGSPGSPGFPGAPAAAATKHTCNHLHTIGGMGGHKNICNRCSQKKWPLMRRLSARKVLDRRSNPGEVTVLAVGRFRVTKCDPKTGKERRTLLITEPNGTVSAAPAAETTPEERPPSSQAQEETNAI